In Nostoc sp. GT001, a genomic segment contains:
- a CDS encoding TatD family hydrolase, with the protein MMFIDPHIHMCSRTTYDYLVMREYGIVAVIEPAFWLGQPRTNAGSFKDYFSSLVGWERFRASQFGIQHYCTIGLNPKEANNEALAAEVMELLPLYACKEGVVAIGEIGYDDMTEAEDKYFCQQLALAKELDMLVLIHTPHRNKKEGASKSMDRCIEYGLDPSQVVIDHNNEETVEEVLGRGFWAAFTIYPQTKMGNARMVEVVRKYGCDSVAGRDNVRRIIVDSSADWGISDPLAVPKTAQLMLDRGIPEEHVRAVCYENALAAYSQTGQMKASDWLNPQSVDQRQLFSGNSVLRGQEPGIKSVSDFVLIE; encoded by the coding sequence ATGATGTTTATCGATCCTCACATTCACATGTGTTCCCGTACTACTTACGATTACTTAGTAATGCGGGAATATGGAATTGTCGCCGTTATTGAACCAGCCTTTTGGTTAGGACAACCCCGAACGAATGCTGGCTCCTTTAAAGACTATTTCAGTAGTCTTGTGGGTTGGGAACGGTTTCGTGCTAGTCAGTTTGGCATCCAACACTACTGCACAATCGGCCTAAATCCCAAAGAAGCTAACAATGAAGCGCTAGCAGCTGAAGTTATGGAACTGCTACCACTTTATGCCTGTAAAGAAGGTGTTGTTGCCATTGGTGAAATTGGCTATGACGATATGACAGAAGCAGAAGATAAGTACTTTTGTCAACAGTTGGCATTAGCTAAAGAACTCGATATGTTAGTACTAATTCATACTCCTCACCGCAATAAAAAGGAAGGTGCTAGTAAGAGTATGGATCGCTGTATTGAATATGGTTTAGATCCTTCACAAGTAGTTATCGATCACAATAACGAAGAAACCGTTGAAGAAGTATTAGGACGAGGTTTTTGGGCAGCTTTCACGATTTACCCACAGACGAAGATGGGTAACGCCAGGATGGTAGAAGTTGTCCGTAAGTATGGATGCGATAGCGTAGCGGGACGTGATAACGTTCGTCGCATCATTGTAGATAGTAGTGCTGATTGGGGTATCAGCGATCCTTTGGCAGTCCCGAAAACGGCTCAGTTGATGTTAGATCGGGGCATTCCTGAAGAACATGTACGAGCAGTTTGTTATGAAAATGCCCTTGCTGCTTACAGTCAAACTGGGCAGATGAAAGCTTCAGACTGGCTCAATCCCCAATCTGTTGATCAGCGTCAGTTGTTCAGTGGTAATTCTGTGCTACGGGGACAAGAACCAGGAATCAAATCAGTTTCAGATTTTGTGTTGATTGAGTAG
- the eboC gene encoding UbiA-like protein EboC (EboC, a homolog the polyprenyltransferase UbiA, belongs to system of proteins involved in the trafficking of precursor metabolites to an extracytoplasmic compartment so that the biosynthesis of certain natural products, such as scytonemin, can be completed.) produces MNVASLNFQSWRGYLELMRPANIVTAWADILLGFAASGSGIIFVQLMNGEASFSILIPLAWLLLATTGLYGGGIVFNDVFDADLDAKERPNRAIPSGRVSRQNATLLGSTLFAIGIIAAFQVSWLSTAIAIFIALSSLLYDSLAKHHPFFGPLNMGLCRGSNLLLGVSAVPAIVWERWYLALIPVLYIAAITAISQGEVHGGKKITGVLALLLIAIVLTAVLALGLLEGYTAIAALPFAILLAIRILPNFIKAAREPIAENIRNAVKIGVLSLIVLDATVASGFAGLYYGLLVLILLPISMKLAKVFAVT; encoded by the coding sequence GTGAATGTTGCAAGCTTAAACTTTCAAAGCTGGCGGGGTTATCTGGAATTGATGCGTCCTGCTAATATTGTTACTGCTTGGGCGGATATTCTTCTAGGTTTTGCTGCTTCTGGTTCTGGGATTATTTTTGTTCAATTAATGAATGGAGAAGCAAGTTTTTCCATACTAATTCCATTAGCTTGGTTGTTATTGGCTACCACTGGCTTATATGGCGGCGGTATAGTTTTTAATGATGTTTTCGATGCAGACTTAGATGCAAAAGAGCGACCAAATAGAGCAATTCCTAGTGGACGCGTATCTCGTCAAAATGCTACTTTATTGGGGAGTACACTATTTGCCATCGGGATTATAGCTGCTTTTCAAGTATCCTGGTTGAGTACTGCGATCGCTATATTTATTGCTCTTTCATCCCTTTTATATGATTCACTTGCCAAACATCATCCTTTTTTTGGTCCTTTAAATATGGGTTTGTGTCGTGGCAGTAACTTATTATTAGGTGTAAGTGCAGTACCTGCAATAGTTTGGGAACGTTGGTATTTAGCGCTAATTCCTGTTCTTTACATTGCTGCGATCACCGCAATTAGTCAGGGTGAAGTTCATGGAGGTAAGAAGATTACAGGAGTACTCGCATTACTGCTAATTGCAATAGTTTTGACGGCAGTTTTAGCTTTAGGATTATTAGAAGGGTACACTGCGATCGCAGCACTACCGTTTGCTATTTTATTAGCTATCAGAATCTTACCTAACTTTATCAAAGCTGCGCGGGAACCGATAGCCGAAAACATCCGCAATGCCGTGAAAATAGGCGTTTTATCTCTAATAGTTTTAGATGCAACCGTTGCATCTGGTTTTGCTGGGTTGTATTACGGTTTATTAGTTCTAATCTTGCTACCAATTTCAATGAAGTTAGCAAAAGTATTTGCTGTTACTTGA
- the eboE gene encoding metabolite traffic protein EboE: MKITKNNNFHLTYCSNIHPGESWLEVFANLENYIPELKSRLSPTEPFGIGLRLSDVAAKQLLESNNLAQFQAWLTQQDLYVFTLNGFPYGGFHRQVVKDQVYAPDWSTQERVNYTLNLAHILASLLPQGLDGGISTLPLSYKPWWVKDQTTFETVLKKSCLNIASVVAEMIRIHETTGKILHLDLEPEPDGLIENTSEVIDFYQNCLLPIGGNYLSENLNIEQHLAETKLLEHVRVCYDTCHFSVEYEEPESVFARLQSAGIKIGKIQISAAIQVKIPADVEKRSLIVERLRPFAESTYLHQVIERRTDGTLHHYPDLIAALPHLEQSLAEEWRTHFHVPIFIHDYQILQSTQDDIATVLNLLQTNNACSHLEIETYTWDVLPLEMKIDLATSIQREYEWVLKEFVIRNS; the protein is encoded by the coding sequence ATGAAAATTACAAAAAACAATAATTTTCACTTAACTTATTGCAGCAATATTCATCCTGGTGAAAGTTGGCTAGAGGTTTTCGCCAATTTAGAAAACTATATTCCCGAACTCAAGTCACGTTTATCACCTACAGAACCTTTTGGTATTGGCTTAAGGTTATCAGATGTAGCTGCAAAACAACTTTTAGAAAGTAATAATTTAGCTCAATTTCAAGCTTGGCTGACTCAACAAGATTTATATGTTTTCACCTTAAACGGATTCCCGTATGGCGGATTTCATCGACAGGTGGTAAAAGATCAAGTTTATGCACCAGATTGGTCTACACAAGAACGGGTTAATTATACATTAAACTTGGCACATATTTTAGCTAGTCTATTACCCCAAGGACTTGATGGTGGAATTTCTACACTACCATTATCCTATAAGCCTTGGTGGGTAAAAGACCAAACAACTTTTGAAACGGTTCTGAAAAAGAGTTGTTTGAACATAGCATCAGTTGTTGCAGAAATGATTCGCATCCACGAAACAACAGGTAAGATACTACATCTTGATTTAGAACCTGAGCCTGATGGATTAATTGAAAATACCTCAGAAGTAATTGATTTTTATCAAAATTGCTTATTGCCCATTGGCGGTAATTATTTATCAGAAAACTTAAATATTGAGCAACATTTAGCAGAAACTAAATTACTAGAACACGTTCGGGTTTGCTATGACACATGCCATTTTTCAGTTGAATATGAGGAACCGGAATCTGTATTTGCACGTTTGCAATCGGCAGGAATTAAGATTGGCAAAATTCAAATCAGTGCAGCAATTCAAGTAAAAATACCTGCTGATGTTGAAAAGCGTAGCTTAATAGTTGAACGCTTACGCCCCTTTGCAGAATCTACTTATCTTCACCAAGTAATAGAACGTCGCACTGATGGTACACTCCATCACTATCCTGACTTAATAGCTGCATTACCACATTTAGAACAATCTCTAGCTGAAGAATGGCGCACTCATTTTCACGTCCCAATTTTTATTCATGATTATCAAATTTTGCAGTCTACGCAAGATGATATTGCGACTGTTTTAAACTTACTTCAGACAAATAATGCTTGCTCACATTTAGAAATAGAAACTTATACTTGGGATGTATTGCCATTAGAAATGAAGATAGATTTAGCGACTTCTATTCAGCGTGAGTATGAGTGGGTATTAAAAGAATTCGTAATTCGTAATTCGTAA
- a CDS encoding nucleotide pyrophosphatase/phosphodiesterase family protein has translation MRKTVVLNVVGLTPSLLGENTPFLSSWADKGQVVPIKKVLPAVTCSVQATYLTGKLPNEHGIVANGWYFRDECEVKFWRQSNKLVQAPKIWEIAKSIDPNFTCANLFWWYNMYSTADYAITPRPMYPADGRKLPDIYTHPSDVRSQIQSDLGNFPLFDFWGPKTSISSSQWIANSAKWIEERYSPTLSLVYLPHLDYCLQKFGNNQTEIQADLREIDAVCGDLIKYFEARNTQVIILSEYGITPVSKAVDLNRVLRENGLIAVREELGRELLDFGASIAFAVADHQIAHVYVNDPAYIPKVRSLLEATEGVAQVLDEEGKQAYHLDHPRSGELVAIAQSDAWFTYYYWLDDAKAPDFARTVDIHRKPGYDPVELFLDPQIKFPQGKIALKLLKKQLGFRYLMDVIPLDASLVRGSHGNITTSPDEGPLFITHQTHLVDEHQIEATDVCSLILKHLNT, from the coding sequence ATGCGGAAAACAGTTGTTCTAAATGTCGTGGGATTAACGCCCAGTTTACTAGGAGAAAATACGCCGTTTTTATCTTCTTGGGCTGATAAAGGGCAAGTGGTTCCCATCAAAAAAGTGTTACCTGCTGTGACTTGTTCTGTTCAGGCTACTTATTTAACAGGAAAGTTGCCTAATGAACATGGTATTGTCGCTAATGGTTGGTACTTCCGCGATGAGTGTGAAGTGAAGTTTTGGCGGCAATCTAATAAGCTAGTACAAGCTCCTAAAATTTGGGAAATAGCTAAATCAATCGATCCAAATTTCACTTGTGCCAACCTTTTTTGGTGGTACAATATGTACTCGACAGCAGATTATGCGATTACGCCGCGCCCAATGTATCCCGCAGATGGGAGAAAATTACCTGATATTTATACACATCCTAGTGATGTGCGATCGCAAATTCAATCTGATTTAGGAAACTTCCCTCTGTTCGATTTCTGGGGGCCTAAAACTTCCATTAGTTCTAGTCAATGGATTGCCAATTCCGCAAAATGGATTGAGGAACGTTACAGCCCGACATTATCACTAGTTTATCTACCACATTTAGATTACTGTCTGCAAAAATTTGGTAACAATCAAACAGAGATTCAAGCAGATTTACGAGAAATTGATGCTGTTTGTGGGGATTTAATTAAATATTTTGAAGCACGCAATACTCAGGTAATTATTCTTTCTGAGTATGGCATTACGCCAGTTTCTAAAGCTGTGGATTTAAACCGCGTATTACGGGAAAATGGTTTAATTGCTGTGCGGGAGGAATTGGGGCGAGAACTACTCGATTTTGGTGCTAGCATTGCCTTTGCTGTTGCCGATCATCAAATTGCTCATGTATATGTGAATGATCCGGCGTATATCCCGAAAGTGCGATCGCTTTTAGAAGCGACTGAAGGCGTAGCGCAAGTATTGGATGAAGAGGGTAAACAAGCCTACCATCTCGATCATCCTAGATCGGGTGAGTTGGTAGCGATCGCACAATCTGACGCTTGGTTTACCTATTATTATTGGCTCGATGATGCAAAAGCGCCTGATTTTGCTAGAACTGTAGATATCCACCGCAAACCTGGTTACGATCCTGTAGAGCTTTTCCTCGATCCGCAAATAAAATTTCCTCAAGGAAAAATTGCTCTCAAGTTACTTAAGAAACAACTAGGTTTTCGCTACTTAATGGATGTAATTCCTTTGGATGCTTCCCTGGTGCGTGGCTCTCACGGTAATATCACCACTTCTCCAGATGAAGGGCCTCTATTTATCACTCATCAAACTCACCTAGTTGATGAACATCAAATTGAGGCGACAGATGTTTGCTCGTTGATTCTCAAACATTTAAATACCTGA
- a CDS encoding catalase, which produces MTEPQNLTTADGIPVSDNQNSLTAGARGPVLMQDFHLIEKLAHFNRERIPERVVHAKGAAAHGTLTITNDITRYSKAKLFSEIGKKTEVLLRFSTVGGEKGSADAERDPRGFSLKFYTEEGNWDLVGNNTPIFFIRDPLKFPDFIHTQKRNPQTNCKDQNAKWDFWSLSPESLHQVTILFSDRGIPKTHRHMDGFGSHTFSLINAEGDRVWCKFHFKTLQGHQTLTEEESAKIKGEDPDHATHDLFEAIANKDYPKWRMCIQVMTEEQAQKHPDNPFDLTKVWKHSEYPLIEVGILELNRNPENYFAEVEQAAFSPSAVVPGVSFSPDKMLQARIFSYPDAQRYRLGGNYQQLPVNQPKCPVMHYQRDGFMAPGNNYGSVPNYEPNSAEGTPKENPAYAEPPNHLGDVTVDRYNHREGNDDYTQAGDLYRLLTPEQQERLAKNIVGSLSQAREDIQMRQLCHFFRADVSYGRRVAEGLGISIDPSMLGATAQSVGNW; this is translated from the coding sequence ATGACTGAACCCCAAAACTTGACAACTGCTGACGGTATTCCAGTTAGCGATAATCAGAACTCACTCACTGCTGGAGCGCGTGGCCCTGTATTAATGCAGGATTTCCACCTCATAGAAAAGCTGGCTCATTTCAACAGAGAACGTATTCCTGAAAGAGTTGTTCACGCTAAAGGTGCGGCTGCTCATGGTACTTTGACTATTACCAATGACATTACCCGCTACAGTAAAGCCAAACTTTTTTCTGAAATTGGCAAGAAAACGGAAGTTCTCTTGCGCTTTTCGACAGTTGGCGGAGAAAAGGGTTCAGCAGATGCCGAGCGCGACCCTAGAGGTTTTTCCCTCAAGTTTTATACTGAGGAGGGTAACTGGGATCTTGTAGGTAACAATACCCCTATTTTCTTCATCCGCGACCCCCTCAAGTTTCCTGATTTTATCCATACCCAAAAGCGCAATCCCCAAACCAATTGCAAAGACCAGAATGCAAAATGGGATTTTTGGTCACTCAGTCCAGAATCGCTTCACCAGGTGACGATCCTCTTTTCAGATCGGGGAATTCCCAAAACCCATCGACACATGGACGGTTTTGGTAGCCACACCTTCAGTTTAATTAATGCTGAAGGCGATCGCGTTTGGTGTAAATTTCACTTTAAGACGCTGCAAGGGCATCAAACCTTAACTGAGGAAGAATCAGCTAAGATTAAGGGCGAAGATCCCGATCATGCTACTCATGATTTGTTTGAAGCGATCGCTAACAAAGATTATCCCAAATGGCGGATGTGTATTCAGGTGATGACCGAGGAGCAAGCCCAAAAACATCCTGACAATCCTTTTGACTTAACCAAAGTTTGGAAGCACTCAGAATATCCTTTAATTGAAGTCGGGATATTAGAGTTAAATCGTAACCCAGAGAATTATTTCGCCGAAGTAGAGCAAGCCGCTTTTAGCCCTAGTGCAGTGGTTCCGGGCGTTAGCTTCTCTCCAGACAAAATGCTGCAAGCTCGAATTTTTTCTTACCCAGATGCTCAACGCTATCGCTTGGGTGGTAACTATCAGCAACTACCCGTTAACCAGCCCAAATGTCCAGTGATGCATTATCAGCGAGATGGCTTTATGGCACCGGGGAACAACTACGGTAGCGTTCCTAACTATGAACCGAATAGTGCTGAGGGTACGCCCAAAGAAAATCCAGCTTATGCAGAGCCACCTAACCATTTGGGTGATGTCACAGTCGATCGTTACAATCATCGTGAAGGAAACGACGATTATACCCAAGCAGGTGATCTCTATCGGTTACTAACTCCTGAACAGCAAGAGCGTCTTGCTAAAAATATTGTCGGTAGTCTGTCTCAAGCTAGAGAAGATATCCAAATGCGCCAACTTTGCCACTTCTTCCGGGCAGATGTTTCTTATGGTCGTCGTGTAGCTGAAGGGTTAGGCATTTCAATTGATCCATCAATGCTCGGTGCTACTGCTCAATCTGTAGGTAACTGGTAA
- a CDS encoding peptidoglycan-binding protein translates to MKLQDFLGKDEKWGFEAIADDADLARQIQILLIGLGLLEPPADGKFGPVSVISLKKFQELIKTEESGFLGAVTAKKLIETKIDDLPKPPLKLGNDIASKIVKYMLAKGYQVFTNPKEYNIVYVEGINGDWTLNSDTPNQFNDRRIVIEVVNGVPKIVDHWEATTEPGKYYTYKPMNSKGAARIQFGQYKAWAVGTHGTAEPHEALVQVGDITVCRDFNKDFKRTGDKLDTGDNFYVNQHYGFDFPQNDIRLASAGCLVGRSREGHREFMAIIKQDRRYVANRKYVFYTTVIPGDDLL, encoded by the coding sequence ATGAAACTACAAGATTTCTTGGGAAAAGATGAGAAATGGGGATTTGAGGCGATCGCTGATGACGCAGACTTGGCTCGTCAGATTCAGATATTGTTAATTGGCTTAGGTTTGCTAGAACCCCCAGCCGATGGGAAATTTGGCCCTGTTTCTGTGATATCTCTCAAAAAGTTTCAAGAATTAATAAAGACTGAAGAGAGTGGCTTTTTAGGAGCAGTCACAGCCAAGAAACTAATTGAAACCAAAATAGACGATCTTCCTAAACCCCCCTTAAAACTAGGCAATGACATCGCTAGTAAGATTGTGAAATATATGCTAGCCAAAGGTTATCAGGTATTTACCAATCCCAAAGAATATAACATTGTTTATGTAGAGGGTATCAATGGAGACTGGACTCTCAACAGTGATACACCCAATCAATTTAACGATCGGCGGATTGTCATTGAAGTAGTAAATGGTGTTCCCAAAATCGTAGATCACTGGGAAGCTACTACAGAACCAGGGAAGTACTACACTTATAAACCCATGAATTCCAAAGGAGCAGCGAGGATTCAGTTTGGACAATACAAAGCTTGGGCTGTTGGTACTCATGGCACAGCCGAGCCTCACGAAGCGTTAGTGCAAGTTGGAGATATAACTGTTTGTAGAGATTTCAATAAAGATTTTAAACGGACTGGTGACAAACTTGATACAGGTGATAATTTTTATGTGAATCAACATTACGGCTTTGATTTTCCCCAGAATGATATTCGTCTTGCTAGTGCAGGTTGTTTAGTGGGACGTAGCCGTGAGGGACATAGAGAGTTTATGGCAATTATTAAACAAGACCGACGTTATGTCGCTAATCGCAAATATGTTTTCTACACTACCGTAATTCCTGGGGATGATTTACTGTAA
- the hemJ gene encoding protoporphyrinogen oxidase HemJ, whose product MAYSWFKAFHIVGFVVWFAGLFYLVRLFIYHVEANVEPEPAQTILKNQYQIMEKRLYYIITNPGMYVTIAMAIGLVSTEPDILKEGWLHIKLLFVAILIGYHHYCARLMKKLAVDECRWSGQQLRALNEAPTVMLVAIVLLAVFKNNLPTDIAAWAIFAMIILMAVTIQLYAKKRRQDKEKLTAQIGQPQEQS is encoded by the coding sequence ATGGCTTATTCATGGTTTAAAGCTTTTCATATTGTCGGATTTGTAGTTTGGTTCGCTGGTTTGTTCTACTTAGTACGTCTTTTTATCTATCACGTTGAAGCGAACGTTGAACCTGAACCAGCACAAACAATACTGAAAAATCAGTATCAAATTATGGAAAAGCGCCTTTACTATATCATCACTAACCCAGGAATGTATGTGACGATCGCAATGGCCATCGGTTTAGTAAGCACTGAACCAGATATTTTAAAAGAGGGATGGTTGCATATCAAACTGCTGTTTGTGGCTATTTTAATTGGCTATCATCATTACTGCGCTCGGCTGATGAAGAAATTAGCAGTAGATGAATGTCGCTGGAGTGGTCAGCAATTACGTGCTCTAAATGAAGCGCCTACAGTTATGTTAGTAGCGATCGTGTTGCTGGCTGTGTTTAAAAATAATCTACCTACAGATATAGCTGCTTGGGCTATTTTCGCCATGATTATTTTGATGGCAGTCACTATTCAACTTTACGCCAAAAAACGCAGGCAAGATAAAGAGAAATTGACGGCACAAATAGGGCAACCACAAGAACAAAGTTAG
- a CDS encoding alpha/beta fold hydrolase — MSITEHKINVDSLEWFYRESLPIGRSDLAPVLLLHGLVSQSYSWRHIIPALANQGTRAIAPDWIGYGFSAKPEKRDFAYTPDAFITALEGFIKALELEHFSLVVQGFLGSVGLQYALRHPEQIANLAILNTPISTAAKLPWKIKQMGLPLAGEVMTQDPLLVDRTLEGGSRYRIEDKDLDVYRKPFLKSSSSGRSLLASIRNLQLDSAMTEIQTGFKEWQQPILIQWGMIDPWLPLDIAETFTNSVPNTELIKLNNVGHYPQEHYHEAILEDLLPFVRRKDAH; from the coding sequence GTGTCAATAACAGAACATAAAATTAATGTAGATTCACTGGAATGGTTTTATCGGGAATCTTTACCAATCGGCAGAAGTGACTTAGCGCCTGTGTTGTTGCTACACGGCTTAGTTTCACAAAGTTATAGTTGGCGTCATATTATACCTGCTTTGGCGAATCAGGGGACAAGAGCGATCGCTCCCGATTGGATTGGTTACGGCTTTTCTGCTAAACCAGAAAAACGAGATTTTGCTTACACTCCCGATGCTTTTATCACAGCTTTAGAAGGATTTATTAAAGCGCTAGAACTTGAACATTTTTCTCTAGTTGTCCAAGGTTTTTTAGGTTCTGTAGGACTACAATATGCCTTGCGTCATCCAGAACAAATTGCTAATTTAGCTATCTTAAATACACCAATTTCAACTGCTGCTAAATTACCTTGGAAAATTAAACAAATGGGTTTACCTTTAGCAGGTGAAGTCATGACCCAAGACCCCTTATTAGTCGATCGGACACTAGAAGGCGGAAGCCGTTATCGCATAGAAGATAAGGATTTAGATGTTTATCGAAAACCATTTTTGAAAAGTTCTTCGTCTGGTCGAAGTCTCTTAGCAAGTATTCGCAATTTACAGCTTGATTCAGCTATGACAGAAATACAAACTGGCTTTAAAGAATGGCAACAACCAATTCTGATTCAATGGGGTATGATTGACCCTTGGCTACCTCTAGACATTGCCGAAACCTTTACCAATTCCGTACCAAATACTGAATTAATAAAACTTAATAACGTCGGACATTATCCTCAAGAACACTACCACGAGGCGATTTTGGAAGACCTTTTACCCTTTGTGCGTCGTAAAGATGCTCATTGA
- a CDS encoding FAD-dependent oxidoreductase, producing the protein MNVVIIGCGVVGAAIAYELSLVKGLKITVCDRQPPAQASTGAALGVLMGVISQKIKGKAWQMRQTSIQRYETLIPELEALTGRKIPFNRQGILMLLSDSSLEGMSAWEKLVEIRHSQGWDLKIWDTAKLQNICPQVDQEKITNAIYSPQDRQIDPTALTLALVEAAQQNGVTFKFGVTVLDAPTSTPEFCNQLETTEGKITADWFVIAAGLGSTPLTAKLNQIIDIRPVLGQALQMRVGHPLGNPDFQPAITGNDVHIVPVGGGDYWIGATVEFPSNGDEIPPNQELLESIREQAIAFCPELATASILRTWSGLRPRPEGRPAPVIGKLPGFSNILLATGHYRNGVLLAPATAYAIREMIISQGMGSGESGRSKGAGGRGQGGE; encoded by the coding sequence ATGAATGTAGTTATTATCGGTTGTGGTGTAGTAGGAGCTGCGATCGCTTACGAACTGAGTCTAGTAAAAGGGCTGAAAATCACAGTTTGCGATCGCCAACCACCAGCACAAGCTTCCACGGGCGCTGCACTTGGCGTTTTGATGGGCGTAATCAGCCAAAAAATCAAGGGCAAAGCTTGGCAGATGCGACAAACTAGCATCCAACGCTATGAAACTTTGATTCCTGAACTAGAAGCTTTAACAGGTCGCAAAATCCCTTTTAATCGTCAGGGAATTCTCATGCTTTTGTCTGATTCTTCCCTAGAGGGAATGTCAGCATGGGAAAAACTAGTAGAAATTCGCCACTCTCAAGGGTGGGATTTAAAAATTTGGGATACTGCTAAACTCCAGAATATCTGTCCTCAAGTTGACCAAGAAAAAATTACTAACGCTATCTATTCTCCCCAAGATCGCCAGATCGATCCAACTGCCCTCACGTTAGCTTTAGTTGAGGCTGCCCAACAAAATGGTGTAACTTTCAAATTTGGCGTGACTGTTTTGGATGCCCCAACCTCAACACCTGAATTTTGCAATCAACTTGAGACTACAGAAGGAAAAATAACCGCAGATTGGTTTGTAATTGCAGCAGGATTAGGTTCAACACCGCTAACAGCAAAATTAAATCAGATAATTGATATCCGCCCCGTACTTGGGCAAGCGTTGCAAATGCGTGTGGGGCATCCATTAGGTAATCCCGATTTCCAGCCAGCGATAACGGGTAATGATGTCCATATTGTTCCTGTGGGCGGGGGAGATTATTGGATAGGCGCAACAGTGGAATTTCCTAGCAATGGCGATGAGATACCGCCAAATCAAGAACTGCTGGAATCTATTAGAGAACAAGCGATCGCATTTTGTCCAGAATTAGCCACAGCAAGCATTCTTCGCACTTGGTCAGGGTTACGTCCCCGCCCTGAAGGACGCCCAGCCCCAGTTATTGGTAAGTTGCCAGGGTTTAGTAACATCCTCCTAGCTACCGGACACTATCGCAACGGCGTTTTACTAGCACCCGCTACAGCTTATGCGATTCGTGAGATGATTATTTCTCAGGGAATGGGAAGTGGGGAATCGGGAAGAAGCAAGGGAGCAGGGGGCAGGGGGCAAGGGGGAGAATAA
- the psbQ gene encoding photosystem II protein PsbQ — protein sequence MVRQRSIFSFFLVLLATFLISCGGPGVAVAPPTYTAVQLEKIQAYVPEIQAVRDRSEELTTLIKKGDWINVRNFIHGPITEAKLNLTYVTPNLLPKDQPTARQITRDFFKDLVKLDKATSAGNPLVALNQSQAAFADIDKFLDLLPKTEKS from the coding sequence ATGGTGCGTCAACGCTCGATTTTTTCATTTTTCCTAGTACTATTGGCCACATTCCTGATTAGTTGTGGCGGCCCTGGTGTTGCGGTGGCACCTCCGACTTACACAGCAGTACAACTTGAAAAAATTCAGGCTTATGTTCCTGAAATTCAGGCTGTACGCGATCGCTCAGAAGAATTGACAACTCTGATTAAAAAAGGTGATTGGATCAATGTGCGTAACTTTATACATGGCCCGATAACAGAAGCAAAGCTGAATCTGACTTATGTCACTCCCAACCTTCTACCCAAAGACCAACCCACAGCACGTCAAATAACGCGAGATTTTTTTAAAGACCTGGTTAAACTCGATAAAGCTACTAGTGCTGGCAATCCTTTAGTTGCCTTGAACCAATCCCAGGCTGCTTTCGCAGACATTGACAAATTCCTCGACCTGCTTCCGAAAACAGAAAAGAGTTAG